One genomic window of Parabacteroides pacaensis includes the following:
- a CDS encoding rod shape-determining protein, producing the protein MGLFSFTQEIAMDLGTANTIIISNGKIVVDAPSVVALDRRTDKVLAVGEKARQMHGKTHENIRTIRPLRDGGIADFYAAEQMIRGMIKMINPRNRWFSPALRIVVCIPSGSTEVEIRAVRDSAEHAGGRDVYMIYEPMAAAIGIGIDVEAPEGNMIVDIGGGTTEIAVISLGGIVSNKSIRIAGDDLTADIMEYMRRQHNVKVGERTAEQIKINVGSALTFLDNPPEDYVVHGPNQMTALPMEVPVSYQEVAHCLEKSVSKMEAAILSALEQTPPELYADIVRNGIYLAGGGALLRGLDKRLTDKINIPFHIAEDPLHAVAKGTGVALKNIDKFNFLIR; encoded by the coding sequence ATGGGATTATTCTCTTTTACACAAGAAATAGCAATGGACTTAGGCACAGCCAATACCATCATTATCAGTAATGGTAAGATTGTAGTGGATGCTCCTTCTGTTGTAGCTTTAGACCGCCGTACCGACAAAGTGCTGGCGGTGGGAGAAAAGGCGCGGCAGATGCATGGAAAGACGCACGAAAATATCCGTACCATCCGTCCGTTACGCGATGGGGGAATTGCCGATTTCTATGCTGCCGAACAAATGATTCGCGGTATGATTAAAATGATTAACCCGCGGAACCGTTGGTTTTCGCCAGCTTTACGTATCGTAGTATGTATCCCTTCCGGTAGTACGGAAGTAGAAATAAGAGCGGTTCGCGACTCTGCGGAACATGCAGGCGGCCGGGATGTATATATGATTTATGAACCGATGGCTGCTGCGATCGGTATTGGCATCGATGTAGAAGCCCCGGAAGGAAATATGATTGTAGACATAGGGGGCGGAACTACGGAAATTGCCGTTATCTCACTAGGAGGTATTGTTTCGAACAAATCTATCCGTATCGCCGGTGACGATTTAACAGCCGACATTATGGAATACATGCGTCGGCAACACAACGTAAAAGTAGGGGAACGCACTGCGGAGCAAATTAAAATAAATGTCGGTTCTGCCCTTACTTTCTTAGATAATCCTCCTGAAGATTATGTTGTACACGGTCCTAACCAAATGACGGCACTCCCGATGGAAGTTCCGGTTTCTTACCAGGAAGTTGCCCATTGCCTGGAGAAATCCGTTTCCAAGATGGAAGCAGCTATCTTAAGCGCATTGGAACAGACTCCTCCGGAGCTATATGCAGATATCGTGCGTAACGGTATTTATTTAGCTGGTGGCGGTGCTTTATTGCGTGGCCTGGACAAACGTTTGACCGATAAGATTAATATTCCTTTCCATATTGCCGAAGATCCTTTGCACGCAGTGGCTAAAGGAACAGGTGTTGCATTGAAGAATATCGATAAGTTTAATTTTTTAATCAGATAG
- the purH gene encoding bifunctional phosphoribosylaminoimidazolecarboxamide formyltransferase/IMP cyclohydrolase: MSATKRIKRALVSVFHKEGLDEIVKKLHSEGVSFVSTGGTQAFIESLGIPCDAVEDLTGYPSILGGRVKTLHPKVFGGILARRENDTDKEQLIQYEIPEIDLVIVDLYPFEETVASGAEEQAIIEKIDIGGISLIRAAAKNYKDVVIVASQAQYKPLFNLLEDKGAETSLEERRWFAKEAFAVSSGYDSAIFNYFDGGEGTSFRAAVNHVKTMRYGENPHQKGYFYGKFEDMFEQIHGKEISYNNLLDIDAALNLIDEFDELTFAILKHNNACGIASRPTVLEAWKDALAGDPVSAFGGILITNAPINKEVAEEINKIFFEVIIAPDYDTDALSVLMQKKNRIILIRKGCGTGKVQFRSLLNGVLVQEKDLSIQTATDLEPITEKQPTAQEVEDLLFANKIVKNSKSNAITLVKNKQLCASGIGQTSRVDALKQAIEKARSFNFDLNGAVMASDAFFPFPDCVEIADQAGITAVIQPGGSINDKLSVAYCNEHGLAMVKTGVRHFKH; the protein is encoded by the coding sequence ATGTCTGCAACCAAACGAATTAAACGTGCATTAGTATCCGTATTCCATAAAGAGGGACTGGACGAAATAGTAAAGAAACTTCATAGTGAAGGCGTAAGCTTTGTATCGACCGGCGGGACACAAGCATTTATCGAATCATTAGGTATTCCCTGTGATGCGGTAGAAGATTTAACCGGTTACCCATCTATTCTTGGCGGACGTGTTAAGACTCTTCACCCTAAAGTTTTCGGCGGCATATTGGCACGCAGAGAAAATGATACCGATAAGGAACAATTGATACAATACGAAATACCTGAAATCGACTTAGTTATTGTCGATCTCTATCCTTTTGAAGAAACAGTAGCTTCCGGAGCCGAAGAACAAGCCATTATTGAAAAGATCGATATAGGGGGGATTTCTTTGATCCGTGCGGCAGCTAAAAATTATAAAGACGTAGTTATTGTGGCTTCACAAGCCCAATATAAGCCTTTGTTCAATTTGTTGGAAGATAAAGGAGCCGAAACTTCCTTAGAAGAACGCAGATGGTTTGCAAAAGAAGCATTTGCCGTGTCTTCCGGTTACGACTCGGCTATATTCAATTATTTTGACGGAGGCGAGGGAACCTCTTTCCGTGCAGCTGTTAACCATGTAAAAACAATGCGCTACGGAGAGAACCCACATCAGAAAGGTTATTTTTACGGTAAGTTCGAAGATATGTTCGAACAAATTCATGGAAAAGAAATTTCTTATAATAACTTGTTGGACATCGATGCTGCGTTGAATTTGATCGATGAGTTTGACGAACTCACTTTCGCCATCTTAAAACATAACAACGCTTGCGGGATCGCTTCCCGTCCGACCGTACTTGAAGCTTGGAAAGATGCCCTTGCCGGTGATCCGGTTTCCGCTTTCGGAGGCATTTTAATTACTAACGCTCCTATTAACAAAGAGGTAGCGGAAGAAATCAACAAAATATTCTTTGAGGTAATCATTGCGCCGGATTATGATACGGATGCCCTTTCTGTATTAATGCAGAAAAAGAACCGTATTATCCTGATCCGTAAAGGTTGCGGAACCGGTAAAGTACAGTTCCGTTCTCTGTTGAACGGTGTATTGGTGCAGGAGAAAGATTTAAGTATCCAGACGGCTACCGATTTGGAACCTATTACTGAGAAACAACCTACTGCCCAAGAAGTAGAAGATTTGCTCTTTGCCAATAAAATTGTAAAGAACAGCAAATCCAATGCGATTACTCTCGTTAAAAATAAACAATTATGTGCCAGCGGGATTGGCCAGACTTCCCGGGTAGATGCTTTGAAACAAGCTATTGAGAAAGCCCGTAGTTTCAATTTCGATTTGAACGGGGCAGTAATGGCATCGGATGCATTTTTCCCTTTCCCCGATTGTGTGGAAATTGCTGACCAGGCTGGTATTACTGCCGTTATCCAACCGGGTGGTTCCATTAACGACAAGCTATCCGTAGCTTATTGTAACGAACATGGTTTGGCAATGGTTAAAACCGGCGTACGGCACTTTAAACATTAA